A stretch of Sphingomonas sp. JUb134 DNA encodes these proteins:
- the gatC gene encoding Asp-tRNA(Asn)/Glu-tRNA(Gln) amidotransferase subunit GatC yields the protein MSVDTATVKRVASLARIAITDAEAERLAPELGNILGWIEQLGEVDTSAVEPMTAVIPNTLRLREDVVTDGNVRDAVLANAPQAEHGFFTVPKVIE from the coding sequence ATGTCCGTAGACACTGCAACCGTGAAGCGCGTGGCGAGCCTCGCGCGCATCGCCATCACCGATGCCGAGGCGGAGCGCCTGGCGCCCGAACTCGGCAACATTCTCGGCTGGATCGAGCAACTGGGGGAGGTGGATACCTCTGCCGTCGAGCCGATGACCGCCGTCATCCCCAACACGCTGCGCCTGCGCGAGGACGTCGTCACCGACGGCAACGTGCGCGACGCGGTGCTCGCCAACGCGCCCCAGGCCGAACACGGCTTTTTCACCGTGCCCAAGGTGATCGAATAG
- the ruvX gene encoding Holliday junction resolvase RuvX, with the protein MITTDSAAFRAALPNGGRLLGLDVGTKTIGTAACDAGWSFASPAVLIRRTKFTKDKAALVALIAERQTVGLVIGLPLNLDGSDSPRTQSTRAFARNLDDLGQPILLWDERWSTVAVERVLIEQDISRAKRAEAVDKMAAAHILQAAIDALVNS; encoded by the coding sequence ATGATCACCACCGACTCTGCCGCGTTCCGCGCAGCGCTTCCCAACGGCGGGCGCCTGCTGGGCCTAGACGTCGGCACCAAGACGATCGGCACGGCCGCCTGCGATGCGGGCTGGAGCTTTGCGAGCCCGGCCGTGCTGATCCGCCGCACCAAGTTCACCAAGGACAAGGCTGCGCTGGTCGCCCTGATCGCGGAGCGCCAGACGGTCGGCCTCGTCATCGGCCTGCCGCTCAACCTGGATGGAAGCGATTCGCCGCGTACCCAATCGACCCGTGCCTTTGCCCGCAACCTGGACGACTTGGGCCAGCCGATCCTGCTGTGGGACGAGCGTTGGTCGACGGTCGCCGTCGAGCGCGTGCTGATCGAGCAGGACATTAGCCGCGCCAAGCGCGCCGAGGCAGTGGACAAAATGGCCGCCGCGCATATCTTGCAGGCCGCAATCGACGCGCTGGTGAACAGCTGA
- a CDS encoding oxygenase MpaB family protein, which translates to MTAAALSLPMPLQRRLERESASLFAGDGMPQVDFTRPAGEPALVAPDSVSWRVFKNPVSLFIGGVAAVLLELGEPRVRSGVWEHSSFRSDPVTRLRRTGLAAMVTVYAPASVAEAMIAGVGRQHARVRGTTREGQAYAAMDPELLDWVQATASYGFLMAYHRFVHPLDAADRDRFWREAQPGARLFGATGTADSEAGWEAMLAAMLPKLRAAPEIHEFLAIMRDAPAFLRALRPMQRLLLRAAVDLLPASAREVLELGPEAGLPRGGARLVRAAGMAADRLVIRSAPPAQACRRMGLPAEWLYRAA; encoded by the coding sequence ATGACTGCCGCCGCTCTCTCGCTTCCCATGCCGCTCCAGCGCCGTCTGGAGCGCGAAAGTGCGTCGCTGTTCGCGGGCGACGGCATGCCGCAGGTCGACTTCACCCGGCCAGCGGGCGAGCCCGCGCTGGTCGCGCCCGACTCGGTCTCGTGGCGGGTGTTCAAGAACCCGGTGTCGCTGTTCATCGGTGGCGTGGCGGCGGTGCTGCTCGAACTCGGCGAGCCGCGCGTGCGGTCGGGCGTCTGGGAGCACAGCAGCTTTCGCAGCGATCCGGTGACGCGCCTGCGCCGCACCGGGCTTGCCGCGATGGTCACGGTCTACGCGCCCGCCAGCGTCGCCGAGGCGATGATCGCCGGGGTGGGGCGCCAGCACGCCCGCGTGCGCGGGACGACGCGGGAGGGGCAGGCCTATGCGGCGATGGATCCCGAACTGCTCGACTGGGTGCAGGCGACCGCCTCGTACGGCTTCCTGATGGCCTACCACCGCTTCGTCCACCCGCTGGACGCAGCCGATCGCGACCGCTTCTGGCGGGAAGCGCAGCCGGGCGCGCGCCTGTTCGGCGCCACCGGCACGGCGGACAGCGAGGCCGGCTGGGAGGCGATGCTCGCTGCCATGCTGCCCAAGCTGCGGGCCGCGCCCGAGATCCACGAGTTCCTGGCGATCATGCGAGACGCGCCGGCGTTCCTGCGTGCGCTGCGTCCGATGCAGCGGCTGCTGCTGCGTGCCGCGGTCGACCTGCTGCCGGCGAGCGCGCGGGAGGTTCTGGAGCTTGGGCCGGAAGCCGGCCTACCGCGCGGCGGTGCGCGGCTGGTGCGGGCTGCGGGCATGGCGGCGGATCGGCTGGTGATCCGCAGCGCACCACCCGCGCAGGCGTGCCGCAGGATGGGCCTGCCTGCGGAGTGGCTGTACCGCGCCGCCTGA
- a CDS encoding DUF3089 domain-containing protein, translating to MARKFLYGVAILVMLALGGTFAFRMFGAELLRWSMVPSARFAEQPAAAPTAYADPDMWLARPGTANDPARWTPPGMGVPERAEAAVFFIHPTSYLRKNQWNAPLADEEANWRAALFLRGQASAFNAMGEVWAPRYRQATFGAFLTTVSDAERALDLAYADVLQAFDSFLTQVDPNRPIVLAGHSQGSLHLTRLLKDRVAGKPLARRIVAAYVVGWPVSRTADLPALGLPECTAADQPGCILSWQAFAEPADPRLITDTFDATTGFTGASRKGTPLICTNPITGTPGADAPASANLGTLFPNANLTNATLEPGRVAARCDGRGFLLIGTNPPDVGSYVLPGNNYHVYDYSLFWGSVRADAARRLKAWKAR from the coding sequence GTGGCGCGCAAATTCCTCTACGGAGTGGCAATTCTGGTCATGCTCGCGCTCGGCGGCACCTTTGCATTTCGGATGTTCGGCGCGGAACTCCTGCGCTGGAGCATGGTGCCGAGCGCGCGCTTCGCGGAACAGCCGGCGGCGGCGCCCACAGCCTATGCGGACCCCGACATGTGGCTCGCGCGGCCGGGCACGGCGAACGACCCGGCGCGCTGGACGCCGCCCGGCATGGGCGTGCCCGAGCGTGCCGAGGCAGCGGTGTTCTTCATCCACCCGACCTCCTACCTCCGCAAGAACCAGTGGAACGCACCGCTCGCCGACGAGGAGGCGAATTGGCGCGCTGCCCTGTTCCTGCGCGGCCAGGCGAGCGCCTTCAACGCCATGGGCGAGGTCTGGGCACCGCGCTATCGCCAGGCGACGTTCGGCGCATTCCTCACGACCGTGAGCGATGCCGAGCGCGCGCTGGATCTCGCCTATGCCGACGTGCTGCAGGCGTTCGATTCGTTCCTGACCCAGGTCGACCCGAACCGTCCGATCGTGCTCGCCGGGCACAGCCAGGGCTCGCTGCACCTCACCCGCCTGCTCAAGGATCGGGTTGCGGGCAAGCCGCTCGCCCGCCGCATCGTCGCCGCCTATGTCGTGGGCTGGCCGGTGTCGCGCACTGCCGACCTGCCGGCACTCGGCCTCCCCGAATGCACCGCGGCCGACCAGCCCGGCTGCATCCTGTCTTGGCAGGCCTTTGCCGAACCGGCCGATCCGCGCCTGATCACCGACACCTTCGATGCGACCACCGGCTTCACCGGCGCCTCGCGCAAGGGCACGCCGCTCATCTGCACCAACCCGATCACCGGCACGCCGGGGGCGGACGCGCCGGCAAGCGCGAACCTCGGCACGCTGTTCCCGAACGCCAACCTCACCAACGCGACGCTGGAGCCTGGCCGGGTGGCGGCGCGCTGCGACGGGCGCGGCTTCCTGCTGATCGGGACGAACCCGCCCGACGTGGGCAGCTACGTCCTGCCGGGCAACAACTATCACGTCTATGACTACAGCCTGTTCTGGGGCAGCGTGCGCGCCGACGCCGCGCGCCGCCTGAAGGCGTGGAAGGCCCGATGA
- the gatA gene encoding Asp-tRNA(Asn)/Glu-tRNA(Gln) amidotransferase subunit GatA, translated as MTELTDLTVAGIRDGVRSGAFSAREVADAFVTAVSRAKDLNAFLVETPDHALAAAKQADDARAAGETLKPLAGVPIGMKDLFCTKGVTSTAASHILEGFTPTYESTVSQRLWDAGAGMLGKLNMDQFAMGSSNETSAFGNVISPWRRGGGDNAPLAPGGSSGGSSSAIAARLCPAATGTDTGGSIRQPAAFTGISGIKPTYGRCSRWGVIAFASSLDQAGPMARDVRDCAIMLEAMSGFDVKDSTSLDLAVPKWEAGLSSNLAGKRVGIPKEYRVDSMPAEIEALWQQGIDWLRDAGAEIVEVSLPHTKYALPAYYIIAPAEASSNLARYDGVRYGQRELPEGANLQDMYAATRAAGFGDEVKRRIMIGTYVLSAGFYDAYYTQAQKVRTLIAQDFEKAWSQCDLLLTPTAPSAAFALGEKSDDPIAMYLNDVFTVPSSLAGLPAMSVPGGLDAGGLPLGLQVIGKPLDEQGVLNAGLAIEERAGFTARPEAWW; from the coding sequence GTGACCGAGCTTACCGACCTGACCGTCGCCGGCATCCGCGACGGCGTGCGCTCCGGCGCCTTTTCCGCGCGCGAAGTGGCCGACGCGTTCGTGACCGCGGTATCGCGCGCCAAGGATCTGAACGCCTTCCTGGTGGAGACGCCCGACCACGCGCTCGCCGCCGCCAAGCAGGCGGACGACGCGCGCGCTGCCGGCGAGACGCTCAAGCCCCTGGCCGGCGTGCCGATCGGCATGAAGGACCTGTTCTGCACCAAGGGTGTGACGTCCACCGCGGCGAGCCACATCCTGGAGGGCTTCACGCCGACCTATGAGTCGACGGTGTCGCAGCGGCTGTGGGACGCGGGCGCCGGCATGCTCGGCAAGCTCAACATGGACCAGTTCGCGATGGGCTCGTCCAACGAGACCTCGGCGTTCGGCAACGTGATTTCGCCCTGGCGGCGCGGCGGCGGCGACAATGCCCCGCTCGCACCCGGTGGTTCCTCGGGCGGCAGCTCGTCGGCGATCGCGGCGCGGCTGTGCCCGGCGGCGACCGGCACCGACACCGGCGGCTCGATCCGCCAGCCGGCCGCCTTCACCGGCATCAGCGGCATCAAGCCGACCTATGGCCGCTGCTCGCGCTGGGGCGTGATCGCCTTCGCCTCGTCGCTCGACCAGGCGGGGCCGATGGCGCGCGACGTGCGCGACTGCGCGATCATGCTGGAGGCGATGTCGGGCTTCGACGTGAAGGACTCGACCTCGCTCGACCTGGCGGTGCCGAAGTGGGAGGCGGGGCTTTCGTCCAACCTCGCGGGCAAGCGCGTCGGCATCCCCAAGGAATATCGCGTCGACAGCATGCCGGCCGAGATCGAGGCGCTGTGGCAGCAGGGCATCGACTGGCTGCGCGATGCGGGTGCCGAGATCGTCGAGGTGTCGCTGCCGCACACCAAATACGCGCTGCCGGCCTATTACATCATCGCGCCGGCGGAGGCGTCGTCCAACCTCGCGCGCTATGACGGCGTGCGCTACGGCCAGCGCGAGCTGCCCGAGGGCGCGAACCTGCAGGACATGTACGCCGCCACCCGAGCCGCCGGCTTCGGCGACGAGGTGAAGCGCCGCATCATGATCGGCACCTATGTGCTGTCGGCCGGCTTCTACGACGCCTATTACACGCAGGCGCAGAAGGTGCGGACGCTGATCGCGCAGGACTTCGAAAAGGCATGGTCGCAGTGCGACCTGCTGCTCACCCCGACGGCGCCGTCCGCGGCGTTCGCGCTGGGCGAGAAGTCGGACGATCCCATCGCCATGTACCTCAACGACGTCTTCACCGTGCCGTCGTCGCTTGCGGGTCTGCCGGCCATGAGCGTACCGGGCGGGCTGGACGCGGGCGGGCTGCCGCTAGGCCTGCAGGTGATCGGCAAGCCGCTCGACGAGCAGGGCGTGCTGAACGCCGGCCTCGCCATCGAGGAGCGCGCCGGCTTCACCGCACGTCCCGAGGCTTGGTGGTAA
- the tig gene encoding trigger factor has translation MQTVETLNEGLKRAYTLTITAAEIDAKVDAEVKRVSPQIRMPGFRPGKVPANLVRKMHGPALTQEALNTSIQEGVQTLLSEQKLRPALQPQVSLDEGFEPGKDAIVKVELEVLPDVPAPAIEGIKLERLTVPADESAIDERIQQLASQNKRHEDAPEGHEAATGDLVVMDFAGKVDGVAFEGGTGEGMSIEIGSGRLIPGFEDQLVGIKKGDEKTIEVTFPEDYGVDTLKGKPATFDLKVTDVRVPAGETVADDEFAKALGLESLEQLRGILKDQAGQELNGLTRTHMKRKLLDQLAADHDFEVPPSMVEAEFNQIWAQLQHEATHEADPEAAMAELENEREDYRAIAVRRVRLGLLLSEIGQANGVEVSQQEMQRLILQAAQQYSPQDRERFIQYVQQEPMAAAQLRAPLYEDKVVDFLFDKAEITDREVTREELEAAIESEDGFASGTHVHNHDHDHDHDHDHDHAHGHDHDHGTEEAAAEPVKPKRKSTKKAEAADIEPAAADAEAAPAAPKKKAATKKAAKEEGASDEGGETAPKKKAAKKKADDAA, from the coding sequence ATGCAGACTGTCGAGACGTTGAACGAGGGTTTGAAGCGGGCCTACACGCTCACCATCACCGCGGCCGAAATCGACGCCAAGGTCGATGCCGAGGTGAAGCGCGTGTCGCCGCAGATCCGCATGCCCGGCTTCCGTCCCGGCAAGGTTCCCGCGAACCTGGTGCGCAAGATGCACGGCCCGGCGCTGACGCAGGAAGCGCTCAACACCTCGATCCAGGAAGGCGTGCAGACGCTGCTTTCCGAGCAGAAGCTGCGCCCCGCGCTTCAGCCGCAGGTGTCGCTGGACGAGGGCTTCGAGCCGGGCAAGGACGCAATCGTCAAGGTCGAGCTGGAAGTGCTCCCGGACGTGCCGGCGCCCGCCATCGAGGGCATCAAGCTCGAGCGTCTGACCGTTCCGGCCGACGAATCGGCCATCGACGAGCGCATCCAGCAGCTCGCCAGCCAGAACAAGCGCCACGAAGATGCGCCGGAAGGCCATGAGGCCGCCACCGGCGACCTGGTCGTCATGGACTTCGCCGGCAAGGTCGACGGCGTCGCCTTCGAGGGCGGCACCGGCGAGGGCATGTCGATCGAGATCGGCTCGGGCCGCCTGATCCCGGGCTTCGAGGACCAGCTCGTCGGCATCAAGAAGGGTGACGAGAAGACCATCGAGGTCACCTTCCCCGAGGATTATGGCGTCGACACGCTGAAGGGCAAGCCGGCGACCTTCGACCTCAAGGTCACCGACGTGCGCGTGCCGGCCGGCGAGACCGTCGCCGACGACGAGTTCGCCAAGGCGCTGGGCCTGGAAAGCCTGGAGCAGCTGCGTGGCATCCTGAAGGACCAGGCCGGCCAGGAACTGAACGGCCTGACCCGCACCCACATGAAGCGCAAGCTGCTCGACCAGCTCGCCGCCGACCACGACTTCGAGGTTCCGCCGTCGATGGTCGAAGCCGAGTTCAACCAGATCTGGGCGCAGCTCCAGCACGAGGCGACCCATGAGGCCGACCCCGAGGCGGCGATGGCCGAGCTGGAGAACGAGCGCGAGGATTACCGCGCGATCGCGGTCCGTCGCGTCCGCCTGGGCCTGCTCCTGTCGGAGATCGGCCAGGCGAACGGCGTCGAGGTGAGCCAGCAGGAAATGCAGCGCCTGATCCTGCAGGCAGCGCAGCAGTATTCGCCGCAGGACCGCGAGCGCTTCATCCAGTACGTCCAGCAGGAGCCGATGGCGGCTGCCCAGCTGCGCGCGCCGCTGTATGAGGACAAGGTCGTCGACTTCCTGTTCGACAAGGCCGAGATCACCGACCGCGAAGTGACCCGCGAGGAGCTGGAAGCCGCGATCGAGAGCGAGGACGGGTTCGCCAGCGGCACCCACGTCCACAACCATGATCACGACCATGACCATGATCACGACCATGACCACGCGCATGGCCACGACCACGACCACGGCACCGAAGAAGCGGCTGCCGAGCCGGTGAAGCCGAAGCGCAAGTCGACCAAGAAGGCCGAAGCCGCCGACATCGAGCCGGCCGCCGCCGACGCCGAGGCAGCACCCGCCGCGCCGAAGAAGAAGGCTGCGACCAAGAAGGCTGCCAAGGAAGAAGGCGCTTCGGACGAGGGCGGCGAGACCGCACCGAAGAAGAAGGCCGCCAAGAAGAAGGCCGACGACGCCGCCTAA
- the gatB gene encoding Asp-tRNA(Asn)/Glu-tRNA(Gln) amidotransferase subunit GatB, translating to MTESTYRIRGATGDWEVVIGLEVHAQVTSNAKLFSGAATTFGAEPNTQVSLVDAAMPGMLPTPNKECIRQAVRTGMAIDAQINKWSRFDRKNYFYADLPQGYQISQLYHPLVGEGRLLISLDEKDPDAETKEIGIERIHVEQDAGKLMHDQHPTRSYVDLNRSGVALMEIVSRPDMRSPAEAGAYVRKLRTILRYVGSCDGNMEEGSMRADVNVSVRKPGEPFGTRTETKNVNSVRFVMAAIEYEAKRQVEVLEDGGRIVQETRLFDPDKGVTRSMRSKEDAHDYRYFPDPDLLPLVLDDAFLEECRQSLPELPDAKRQRYEQALGLSAYNAAVLTAEAETARWFEALLAESALVQKKSESEVAKAAANWLISDLFGALNRLGKDIGESPVTPAQGAELLGLVADGTISNTLGKQVFEIMLETGEGAGTIVEERGLKQTSDTGAIEAVIAEVMEKNADKVADYRGGKDKLFGFFVGQTMKAMGGKANPAVVNELLKKTLG from the coding sequence ATGACTGAGTCCACCTACCGCATCCGTGGCGCGACCGGCGACTGGGAGGTCGTGATCGGCCTAGAGGTCCACGCCCAGGTGACCTCCAACGCCAAGCTTTTCTCCGGCGCGGCGACCACCTTCGGTGCGGAGCCGAACACGCAGGTCAGCCTGGTCGATGCGGCCATGCCCGGCATGCTGCCGACGCCCAACAAGGAATGCATCCGCCAGGCGGTGCGCACCGGCATGGCGATCGACGCGCAGATCAACAAATGGTCGCGGTTCGATCGCAAGAACTATTTCTACGCCGATCTGCCGCAGGGCTATCAGATCAGCCAGCTCTACCACCCGCTGGTGGGCGAGGGCCGGTTGCTGATCAGCCTGGACGAGAAGGATCCGGACGCCGAGACCAAGGAGATCGGTATCGAGCGCATCCACGTCGAGCAGGATGCGGGCAAGCTGATGCACGACCAGCACCCGACGCGCTCCTACGTCGACCTCAACCGCTCGGGCGTGGCGCTGATGGAGATCGTCAGCCGTCCGGACATGCGCTCGCCCGCCGAGGCCGGCGCCTATGTCCGCAAGCTGCGCACGATCCTGCGCTATGTCGGATCGTGCGACGGCAACATGGAGGAAGGCTCCATGCGCGCCGACGTGAACGTCAGCGTGCGCAAGCCCGGCGAGCCGTTCGGCACGCGGACCGAGACCAAGAACGTCAACTCCGTGCGCTTCGTCATGGCGGCGATCGAGTATGAGGCGAAGCGTCAGGTGGAGGTGCTGGAGGACGGCGGCCGCATCGTCCAGGAGACGCGGCTGTTCGATCCCGACAAGGGCGTGACCCGCTCGATGCGGTCAAAGGAAGACGCGCACGACTATCGCTACTTCCCGGACCCGGACCTGTTGCCGCTGGTGCTGGACGACGCGTTCCTGGAGGAATGCCGCCAGTCGCTGCCCGAGCTGCCGGACGCAAAGCGCCAGCGCTACGAACAGGCGCTGGGCCTGTCCGCCTACAACGCCGCGGTGCTGACCGCCGAGGCGGAGACGGCGCGCTGGTTCGAGGCGCTGCTGGCCGAAAGCGCGCTGGTCCAGAAGAAAAGCGAGAGCGAGGTCGCCAAGGCCGCGGCGAACTGGCTGATCTCCGACCTGTTCGGCGCGCTCAACCGGCTGGGCAAGGACATCGGCGAGAGCCCGGTGACCCCTGCGCAGGGCGCCGAGCTGCTGGGCCTGGTTGCTGACGGCACCATCTCCAACACGCTCGGCAAGCAGGTGTTCGAGATCATGCTGGAAACCGGCGAGGGCGCCGGCACGATCGTCGAGGAGCGCGGGCTCAAGCAGACCAGCGACACCGGCGCCATCGAGGCGGTGATCGCCGAGGTGATGGAGAAGAACGCCGACAAGGTCGCCGATTATCGCGGCGGCAAGGACAAGCTGTTCGGCTTCTTCGTCGGCCAGACGATGAAGGCGATGGGCGGCAAGGCCAACCCGGCGGTGGTGAACGAGCTGCTGAAGAAGACGCTGGGGTAA